In Serratia sp. FDAARGOS_506, a genomic segment contains:
- a CDS encoding helix-turn-helix domain-containing protein — MSLKMIGENLTYLMRMHGIDASRLSSETGIGIATINNLRKGVGNPTIATLASIGEFFSVKVGELTDKDLSVTGEIKHNVRSLPLISYSDVERFLANTIRTADTYTTEVDDMTDDSLFVVEITNNSLSPELDRGTYCVISLKEPFCDGDIVLVKLKNYPICLRRVFVSDDDLLFTNISLDSDSSVKSYSDYAIVGVLLKTIKRLK, encoded by the coding sequence ATGTCATTGAAAATGATAGGTGAAAACCTCACTTACCTCATGCGCATGCACGGGATTGACGCCAGTCGGTTGAGCAGCGAAACCGGGATAGGGATAGCCACCATCAATAATCTGAGGAAAGGGGTGGGGAATCCCACGATCGCCACGCTTGCGTCCATTGGTGAGTTTTTCAGCGTAAAAGTAGGGGAGCTGACTGACAAGGATCTAAGCGTCACAGGGGAGATCAAACACAATGTGAGATCGCTGCCGCTCATTAGCTACAGCGATGTAGAGCGTTTTCTGGCCAACACGATCAGAACGGCAGATACCTATACGACAGAAGTCGATGACATGACGGACGATTCGCTATTTGTGGTAGAGATAACGAATAATTCACTGTCGCCTGAATTAGACCGTGGAACGTATTGTGTGATCTCCCTCAAGGAGCCATTTTGTGATGGTGACATCGTCCTGGTTAAGCTGAAAAATTACCCAATATGCTTAAGACGAGTTTTTGTTTCTGACGACGACTTGTTGTTTACAAATATCTCACTAGATTCAGATAGCAGCGTGAAGTCCTATAGCGATTATGCGATCGTCGGTGTTCTATTGAAAACGATAAAGAGGCTGAAATAA
- a CDS encoding DinI family protein gives MFVELVYDKRNVAGLPNAAEIIHNELEKRVHALFPEAEVRVKPMQANGLNSDASKNDREKLNRMLEEMFEEADQWLVTDIC, from the coding sequence ATGTTTGTAGAATTAGTGTACGACAAGCGCAACGTCGCTGGGCTGCCCAACGCCGCCGAAATTATTCACAACGAGCTCGAAAAACGCGTACATGCGCTATTCCCGGAGGCGGAGGTACGCGTGAAGCCGATGCAGGCCAACGGCCTGAACTCCGACGCCAGCAAAAACGATCGAGAGAAGCTGAACCGAATGTTGGAAGAGATGTTCGAAGAAGCGGATCAGTGGCTGGTCACGGATATTTGCTAA
- a CDS encoding acyltransferase yields the protein MKIYLEAFPYAPAKKWSQELEGLRGLASLWVVLGHICILTRFQVPILSDPAIGVDLFILLSGYLMAKNYVERKEQEPWNDSSTFKKFWTRRFFRIAPLYYVLLAVAIVFGSYFGEARDIIGHFYSETQTNSSRYSDHSFLNVFTHVTFMFGFLPDYSFNTVLPDWSIGLEMQFYLLFPFIMLTVLKLGFARACLAVILLCGLAKFLVPDYFAAFPMPSMILIKLNLFIGGMLMAESIRSKSVRYVFFALLTVLGSAYLPNELNKYHLLAQIGLILMMVTILWTRSEESKWGRVLRLPRWVLTNRFSVFLGDVSYSVYLLHLLIVLPAVAYLLSNASFAELSSVMRFIVAAGIILPLTYGIATLLYHFVEKPGIKLGKMLISRNQTKAVALR from the coding sequence ATGAAAATTTATTTAGAGGCTTTTCCTTATGCGCCTGCTAAAAAGTGGTCGCAGGAACTTGAAGGATTACGCGGCTTGGCATCACTCTGGGTTGTTTTGGGTCATATCTGCATTTTAACCCGTTTCCAGGTCCCAATCCTTTCTGATCCAGCAATCGGTGTAGATCTTTTCATTCTGCTTTCGGGTTACCTGATGGCCAAAAATTATGTTGAACGCAAAGAACAAGAACCTTGGAACGACTCATCGACATTTAAAAAATTTTGGACCCGGCGGTTCTTTCGCATCGCACCGCTTTACTACGTCTTATTGGCTGTGGCAATTGTATTTGGTAGCTACTTCGGTGAGGCCAGAGACATCATTGGCCACTTCTACAGCGAAACGCAAACCAACAGCTCACGCTATAGCGATCATTCATTCTTGAATGTATTTACGCACGTCACCTTTATGTTTGGCTTTCTGCCTGATTACTCCTTCAATACGGTGCTCCCCGACTGGAGCATCGGTTTGGAAATGCAGTTCTATTTACTTTTTCCATTCATCATGTTGACAGTCTTGAAACTGGGATTTGCCCGTGCATGCCTCGCGGTTATCTTGCTGTGCGGACTCGCCAAATTTTTAGTACCGGACTACTTTGCTGCATTCCCCATGCCCTCCATGATCCTCATAAAGCTGAATTTATTTATTGGGGGTATGCTGATGGCTGAATCAATCCGCAGTAAGAGTGTTCGCTATGTCTTTTTTGCTTTATTAACCGTACTGGGTAGCGCGTATCTGCCAAACGAATTGAATAAATACCATTTGCTCGCTCAAATAGGTCTTATCTTAATGATGGTCACCATCCTTTGGACTCGGAGTGAAGAGAGCAAATGGGGACGCGTCTTGCGGTTGCCTCGCTGGGTTCTAACAAACCGCTTCAGCGTATTTCTTGGTGATGTCTCATACTCAGTCTATTTGCTCCACCTATTGATAGTCCTACCGGCCGTTGCCTATTTGCTCTCAAACGCATCATTTGCTGAACTTTCTTCAGTAATGCGGTTCATTGTTGCAGCAGGAATCATTCTCCCGCTCACCTATGGTATCGCAACGTTGCTGTACCACTTTGTTGAGAAACCAGGTATCAAACTCGGCAAAATGCTTATTAGCCGCAACCAAACGAAAGCCGTCGCGCTACGGTAA
- the osmE gene encoding osmotically-inducible lipoprotein OsmE, translating into MTKKLVLAVGTAAVFSILAGCTAYDRATSYVNEPVVSDVKVGMTKQQVRAIAGPPSTSATLVHAQGTCDTYAVAPRDGKVQTYFVSYNDTGHVMNKGYQTCSDYDSQPK; encoded by the coding sequence ATGACGAAGAAGTTGGTTTTGGCCGTCGGCACTGCGGCGGTATTTTCCATTCTTGCCGGCTGCACCGCCTATGACCGCGCAACCAGTTATGTCAATGAGCCGGTGGTCAGCGATGTTAAAGTAGGGATGACCAAGCAGCAGGTGCGGGCTATCGCCGGTCCGCCGTCGACGTCCGCCACGCTGGTTCATGCGCAGGGCACTTGCGACACCTATGCGGTGGCGCCGCGTGACGGCAAAGTGCAAACGTACTTTGTCAGCTACAACGATACGGGCCATGTCATGAACAAGGGCTACCAAACCTGTTCAGACTACGATTCTCAGCCGAAATAA
- a CDS encoding nuclear transport factor 2 family protein: protein MSIKPPLPPFTRESAIEKVRLAEDAWNSRDPERVSQVYSLDTHWRNRAEFVDGRAAVVAFLQRKWAKELEYRLIKELWAFDGARIAVRFAYEWRDDSGNWYRSFGNENWEFNQEGLMINRHACINDMPIREQDRRFHWPLGRRPEDVPALSDFGF from the coding sequence ATGAGCATTAAACCCCCATTGCCGCCTTTTACCCGCGAGTCCGCCATCGAGAAGGTGCGGCTGGCGGAGGATGCCTGGAACAGCCGCGATCCCGAACGCGTATCGCAGGTATATTCCCTCGATACCCACTGGCGTAACCGCGCGGAGTTTGTCGACGGCCGCGCGGCGGTGGTCGCATTTTTGCAACGCAAATGGGCGAAAGAGTTGGAGTATCGGCTAATTAAGGAATTGTGGGCGTTTGATGGCGCGCGTATTGCGGTGCGCTTCGCCTATGAATGGCGCGACGATTCCGGCAACTGGTATCGCAGCTTCGGCAACGAAAACTGGGAGTTCAATCAGGAGGGGCTGATGATTAACCGCCATGCCTGCATCAACGATATGCCGATCCGCGAACAGGATCGGCGTTTTCACTGGCCGCTCGGACGGCGCCCGGAAGATGTCCCGGCGCTGAGCGATTTCGGCTTTTGA
- a CDS encoding TetR/AcrR family transcriptional regulator, whose translation MTADLNALPARQRILLTAHELFYQEGIRATGIDRIIKESGVTKVTFYRHFPSKNDLITAFLAYRHQQWLAWFSTSLARHVAQAGGLLPALTPCLTEWFDDPRFRGCAFINTAVEIADLLPESLHIAGQHKRQMTDELARYLPAGPQREQHAAILAMLIDGAIVKVQIEQQPQAALQVLNAALDMLAQGGLAQ comes from the coding sequence ATGACCGCCGATCTCAACGCCTTACCCGCCCGCCAGCGCATCCTGCTGACGGCGCACGAGCTGTTTTATCAGGAGGGGATCCGCGCCACCGGCATCGATCGCATCATCAAAGAGTCAGGCGTAACCAAGGTGACGTTTTACCGCCACTTTCCCAGCAAGAACGACTTGATTACGGCGTTTTTGGCCTATCGCCACCAGCAGTGGCTAGCCTGGTTCAGCACATCGCTGGCCCGCCATGTGGCGCAGGCCGGGGGGTTGCTGCCCGCGCTGACGCCCTGCCTGACGGAATGGTTCGACGATCCGCGCTTTCGCGGCTGCGCGTTTATCAATACGGCGGTGGAAATCGCCGATCTGCTGCCGGAAAGCCTGCACATCGCCGGCCAGCATAAGCGGCAGATGACGGATGAACTGGCACGTTACCTGCCCGCTGGGCCGCAGCGGGAACAGCACGCAGCGATATTGGCGATGTTGATCGACGGCGCCATCGTCAAAGTGCAGATAGAGCAGCAACCGCAGGCTGCGCTGCAGGTGTTGAATGCCGCGTTGGACATGCTGGCGCAAGGTGGGCTCGCTCAGTAG
- a CDS encoding VOC family protein, with the protein MELEIGKVIETVLYVSDIERADAFYREVLKLPPIVANERFCAYNVGDRSVLLLFIEGDSLRGAHYPTGFIPAHDGVGPAHIGLAVTKEQLPHWERHLTASGVEIEGRMRWEHGGESIYFRDPDAHLLELVTPGIWPNY; encoded by the coding sequence ATGGAACTCGAGATCGGCAAGGTGATCGAAACGGTGCTGTACGTCAGCGATATTGAACGCGCGGACGCTTTTTATCGTGAGGTGCTGAAACTGCCGCCGATAGTGGCCAACGAACGGTTTTGCGCCTATAACGTCGGCGATCGAAGCGTATTGTTGCTGTTTATTGAGGGCGACTCGCTGCGCGGGGCGCACTATCCGACCGGATTTATACCCGCGCACGATGGCGTGGGGCCGGCGCATATCGGACTGGCGGTGACGAAAGAGCAGTTACCGCACTGGGAACGGCATCTTACGGCCAGCGGCGTGGAGATAGAAGGACGGATGCGCTGGGAACACGGCGGGGAGAGCATTTATTTTCGCGATCCCGACGCCCACCTGCTGGAGCTGGTGACGCCGGGCATCTGGCCTAACTACTGA